One genomic window of Leptospira saintgironsiae includes the following:
- the aroB gene encoding 3-dehydroquinate synthase, whose amino-acid sequence MNPIREVQIRAFSKEYKVQIHPDFRGLGETIKRFYPVSSIFILTERKLSGLFSKFYESELSGLGIPHHEIYIKGGEKNKHILRTAEVYNKLIELGADRKSLILALGGGVVGDFAGFIASTFQRGIRFAQIPTTLLASVDSSVGGKVAVNADLGKNMIGSFYQPEFVYLPLIALSTLPKREWRCGMAEIVKHGLLSGGEYLEKVRSNDKSVYDHTSPELLELIVGSILYKANIVSQDERETGLRKVLNLGHTTAHAIESLTNYRRYSHGEAVSIGLLTAIILSAEKQGLDIAWIEALKKILKAYDLPYHDKSKSTQVAKHTLHDKKNVGNSVRFVLLQSPGNPIWDIPIELEEIASAFRKQKKMD is encoded by the coding sequence ATGAATCCTATCCGGGAAGTACAGATCAGAGCATTTTCAAAAGAATATAAAGTACAGATCCACCCAGACTTCAGGGGCTTAGGAGAAACGATCAAAAGATTTTATCCTGTTTCTTCCATATTTATACTTACGGAAAGAAAACTTTCAGGATTGTTTTCCAAGTTTTACGAATCGGAACTTTCCGGTCTTGGGATTCCACATCACGAAATTTATATTAAAGGCGGAGAAAAAAATAAACATATTCTCCGCACTGCAGAAGTTTATAATAAATTGATAGAGCTCGGAGCGGACCGCAAAAGTTTGATCCTTGCATTGGGCGGCGGAGTAGTTGGCGACTTTGCTGGATTTATCGCATCCACATTCCAAAGAGGAATTCGTTTCGCTCAAATTCCTACGACCTTACTTGCTTCTGTAGATTCTTCTGTAGGTGGAAAAGTAGCAGTGAATGCTGATCTTGGGAAGAACATGATCGGCTCCTTCTACCAACCTGAGTTTGTATATTTGCCTTTGATTGCATTGTCCACTTTGCCCAAAAGAGAGTGGAGATGTGGAATGGCAGAGATCGTAAAACATGGTCTTTTGTCCGGAGGAGAATATCTGGAGAAGGTCCGCTCAAACGATAAATCTGTCTACGATCATACTTCTCCAGAACTTTTGGAATTGATCGTTGGGTCTATTTTATATAAGGCTAATATAGTTTCCCAAGATGAAAGAGAAACCGGTTTAAGAAAAGTCCTGAACTTAGGACATACTACCGCTCACGCCATAGAGTCTCTTACAAATTACAGAAGGTATTCTCATGGAGAAGCAGTTTCTATCGGGCTTTTGACTGCAATTATTCTTTCCGCTGAAAAACAAGGCCTGGATATTGCTTGGATTGAGGCCTTGAAAAAGATCTTAAAAGCATATGATCTTCCGTATCATGATAAAAGTAAATCCACTCAGGTAGCAAAACACACTCTTCATGATAAGAAGAATGTAGGAAATTCAGTTCGATTTGTTCTTCTTCAGTCTCCTGGGAATCCAATTTGGGATATTCCAATCGAACTGGAAGAGATAGCTTCTGCTTTTAGAAAACAGAAGAAGATGGATTAG
- a CDS encoding NUDIX domain-containing protein: MEFFFKKKGLRVRVAALIRNRKGEILLLQQKKKDAYYWLLPGGGIEFGESAEDALKRELKEELSLDITSANFLFLNESIDPKGNRHLLQLVFLATVKKQDPTVNLKEKAITGFGYFPLGAVLEMDIRPDIKDFLSSGKYKPAPFIRSQWVYDK, translated from the coding sequence ATGGAATTCTTTTTTAAAAAGAAAGGTTTAAGGGTCCGCGTTGCCGCTTTGATCCGAAATCGTAAGGGAGAGATCCTTCTTTTGCAGCAAAAAAAGAAGGATGCCTATTATTGGTTATTGCCTGGCGGCGGAATTGAATTCGGAGAAAGTGCAGAAGACGCTCTTAAAAGAGAATTAAAAGAAGAACTTTCTTTGGATATCACCAGCGCAAATTTTCTATTTTTGAATGAGTCCATTGATCCTAAGGGAAATCGTCATCTTCTTCAGTTAGTATTCTTAGCCACCGTTAAAAAGCAAGACCCGACAGTGAACCTGAAAGAAAAGGCGATCACAGGATTCGGCTATTTTCCTTTGGGTGCGGTTTTAGAAATGGATATAAGACCGGATATTAAGGATTTTCTTTCTTCCGGAAAATACAAACCGGCTCCTTTTATACGAAGCCAATGGGTATATGATAAATGA
- the rnc gene encoding ribonuclease III — protein sequence MIKKKHNQNQSNTDPKNRKDPSLLASELGLKFNKPSYLEIAFIHSSYRNENPQYKEDNERLEFLGDSVLGLVVAKYLYRTNPSANEGELSRKKATLVSTAMLNGLSEKLGLTSYVLLGRGEGQGGAQKKLGANLFESLVGAVYLDQGMEAAEKFILEHLIDYIKNSDKVKEATDFKSILQEICQKKFKLLPSYRLLKEIGPDHEKTFYVSVSIRDKYSAEGKGKNKKFAEQDAAKQLLKALKIKV from the coding sequence TTGATAAAAAAAAAACACAATCAGAACCAAAGCAATACTGATCCTAAAAATAGGAAGGATCCTTCTCTACTTGCGTCCGAACTTGGTTTAAAATTTAATAAACCTTCTTATTTAGAAATCGCATTCATACATAGTTCTTACAGAAACGAAAATCCACAGTACAAAGAAGATAACGAAAGACTTGAGTTTTTAGGGGATTCAGTTCTCGGACTCGTGGTCGCAAAATATTTATACAGAACAAATCCTTCTGCGAATGAAGGAGAACTTTCCAGAAAAAAAGCAACCTTGGTTTCTACCGCAATGTTGAACGGGCTCAGCGAAAAATTAGGGCTGACTTCTTACGTTTTATTAGGAAGAGGAGAAGGTCAGGGAGGCGCCCAAAAAAAACTGGGGGCCAATCTATTTGAATCTTTGGTCGGTGCGGTTTATTTAGACCAAGGAATGGAAGCAGCTGAGAAGTTTATACTCGAACATCTTATAGATTACATTAAAAATTCCGATAAAGTAAAAGAGGCCACGGATTTTAAATCCATCCTCCAGGAAATTTGCCAAAAAAAATTTAAACTTCTACCTTCTTACAGATTACTAAAAGAGATCGGGCCGGATCACGAAAAGACCTTTTACGTTAGTGTATCCATCCGGGACAAATACTCTGCAGAAGGTAAGGGAAAGAATAAAAAGTTCGCGGAACAAGACGCCGCGAAACAATTATTAAAGGCCTTAAAGATCAAGGTTTAA
- the pyk gene encoding pyruvate kinase: MFSPEKKTKMVCTIGPSSSDENTITALLRAGMDIARMNFSHGTHEVHKKVFETLRKCESESGVPLGIMADLQGPKIRTGKLRVPQIELEKGNKIRLLPDAEYLGDSEAVGTTYPAMIEDLRSGDKLLVDDGKLVLEVESKSSKEAVLKVIIGGILKSNKGINLPGTPISAPALSEKDLLDLKFALNLGVDYVALSFVRRASDLELAREMMRGTQTGLIAKIERPEAIRNIDEILEAADGIMIARGDLGVEVETERVPVLQKELIYKANRAGKPVITATQMLESMVDNPRPTRAEASDVANAVMDGTDAVMLSGESASGKYPVESAEMMAKILRETENLDRIYEIHWNLKKSELEIERAALGSAAREIAHSINAKAIVNFTRSGYSALITSEMRPKVPILSFTPYLATARKMKLYRGVQPYVMPFMETFFDMIRYMETKLPEDGMLTPGDIVVILSGAPGGEAKSVDFLQIYKIR, encoded by the coding sequence ATGTTTAGCCCGGAAAAAAAAACCAAAATGGTCTGCACCATTGGCCCTTCTTCCTCAGATGAAAATACTATCACCGCACTTCTCCGAGCCGGAATGGACATCGCGAGAATGAATTTCTCTCACGGCACTCACGAAGTTCACAAAAAAGTTTTTGAAACTTTGCGAAAATGCGAATCCGAGTCCGGCGTTCCTCTCGGCATCATGGCGGATCTGCAAGGACCAAAAATCAGAACCGGAAAACTCCGGGTTCCCCAAATCGAATTGGAAAAAGGAAACAAAATCAGACTTTTACCCGACGCGGAATACTTAGGAGATTCCGAGGCGGTCGGCACTACCTACCCTGCCATGATAGAAGATCTTCGTTCGGGAGACAAACTATTAGTAGATGACGGTAAACTCGTACTAGAAGTTGAATCCAAATCAAGCAAAGAAGCTGTTTTAAAAGTTATAATAGGAGGAATTCTAAAAAGCAACAAAGGAATTAATTTGCCGGGAACTCCTATCTCTGCACCCGCACTTTCCGAAAAAGATCTACTGGATTTGAAGTTCGCATTAAATTTAGGAGTGGATTACGTCGCATTAAGTTTCGTAAGAAGAGCCTCCGACTTAGAACTTGCTAGAGAAATGATGAGAGGAACACAAACAGGGCTCATCGCCAAAATAGAAAGACCAGAAGCGATCCGTAATATAGATGAAATTTTAGAAGCAGCCGACGGGATCATGATCGCGAGGGGTGACTTAGGGGTAGAAGTAGAAACAGAAAGAGTCCCAGTTTTACAAAAAGAACTTATCTATAAAGCGAACCGCGCAGGCAAGCCAGTGATCACCGCCACTCAAATGTTGGAATCCATGGTAGACAATCCAAGACCTACAAGAGCAGAAGCAAGTGATGTTGCAAATGCAGTTATGGATGGAACAGATGCAGTCATGTTATCCGGAGAATCTGCCAGTGGAAAATATCCAGTGGAATCAGCAGAGATGATGGCTAAGATTCTAAGAGAAACTGAAAACTTAGATAGAATCTACGAGATCCATTGGAATTTAAAAAAATCCGAATTAGAAATAGAAAGAGCGGCACTCGGTTCTGCCGCAAGAGAGATCGCTCATAGCATCAATGCAAAAGCAATAGTGAATTTTACAAGAAGTGGTTATTCTGCACTCATCACTTCCGAAATGAGACCTAAGGTTCCTATTCTTTCATTTACTCCTTATTTAGCGACTGCAAGAAAGATGAAATTATATCGTGGTGTTCAACCTTACGTAATGCCATTTATGGAAACTTTCTTTGATATGATCCGTTATATGGAAACTAAACTTCCGGAAGATGGAATGTTAACTCCTGGAGATATAGTCGTTATTCTCTCCGGAGCACCGGGCGGAGAAGCTAAGTCCGTGGATTTTTTACAAATTTATAAAATACGATAA
- the fabG gene encoding 3-oxoacyl-ACP reductase FabG: MIDLKGKNAIITGAARGIGKATALKLAQAGANVVIADLNEEASKATADEIAKATGVKAIGVAVNVANAESAQAGIQAVVDNFGSIDVLVNNAGITKDTLMLRMKQEQWDAVIAVNLTGTFNCIQAAIKFMAKNPNGGSIINLSSIAGVNGNIGQTNYSASKAGVIGLTKAVALEMAGRKIRCNAIAPGFIATEMTDAIPEKIRTAMVAAIPLKRAGQPDDIANTIAFLASDISSFITGQVIEVNGGGFLPGVQA; the protein is encoded by the coding sequence ATGATCGATTTGAAAGGCAAAAACGCCATTATAACCGGGGCTGCCCGCGGAATCGGTAAAGCAACCGCTCTTAAACTAGCGCAAGCAGGCGCAAACGTTGTCATTGCCGACTTAAACGAAGAGGCAAGTAAAGCTACTGCGGACGAAATCGCAAAAGCAACAGGTGTAAAAGCAATCGGAGTCGCTGTAAACGTAGCAAATGCAGAATCCGCTCAAGCTGGTATCCAAGCTGTTGTGGATAATTTCGGTTCAATAGACGTTCTAGTGAATAACGCAGGTATCACTAAAGATACTCTTATGCTTAGAATGAAACAAGAACAGTGGGACGCTGTAATTGCAGTAAACCTGACTGGAACTTTCAACTGTATCCAAGCAGCTATTAAATTTATGGCAAAAAATCCGAACGGTGGATCCATCATCAACCTTTCCTCTATCGCTGGAGTGAACGGGAATATTGGACAAACTAACTACTCTGCTTCTAAAGCAGGTGTAATCGGTCTGACTAAAGCGGTAGCTTTGGAAATGGCTGGTCGTAAGATCCGTTGTAATGCGATCGCTCCAGGATTTATCGCTACTGAAATGACAGATGCGATCCCTGAAAAGATCCGCACTGCAATGGTAGCTGCGATTCCTTTAAAGAGAGCAGGACAACCAGATGATATCGCGAATACTATCGCGTTCTTAGCTTCTGATATTTCCTCTTTCATTACAGGACAAGTGATCGAAGTGAACGGTGGGGGATTCCTCCCAGGTGTCCAAGCCTAA
- a CDS encoding histone deacetylase family protein, with protein sequence MDLGPHVFPARKYAMIYNQVKEDPKLSSLPALQPAPVGEEELSLVHTPEFISDFMNLRYTDRTMYSELPLNQTMVRSFCLGVGGTILATEMTENYKYVYHIGGGFHHSMPDRAEGFCYLNDAAIATKLYLQKYPERKVLFIDLDLHQGNGNARIFQGDPSVWTFSMHQEELYPKKEKSNLDIPLDNGTGDKTYLSRLQDGLDKIQKEFKPDLIYYFAGADPFEDDSLGDLKLTFDGLKARDKMVKTFADSLDIPVVVMPAGGYARNFHDTVRIHFNTIRVFASLI encoded by the coding sequence ATGGACCTTGGTCCTCACGTATTCCCCGCACGTAAATACGCAATGATATACAATCAAGTCAAGGAAGATCCTAAACTTTCTTCTTTGCCTGCCCTCCAACCGGCCCCGGTCGGAGAGGAAGAATTAAGCCTAGTCCATACTCCAGAATTCATTTCTGATTTTATGAATTTGCGATATACGGATCGGACCATGTATTCTGAGCTCCCTCTCAATCAAACTATGGTCAGAAGTTTTTGTCTAGGAGTGGGAGGGACCATTCTTGCGACTGAGATGACCGAAAATTATAAATATGTGTATCATATCGGTGGAGGATTTCACCACAGCATGCCGGATCGTGCAGAAGGTTTTTGTTATCTAAATGATGCTGCGATCGCGACGAAACTTTATCTTCAAAAATATCCGGAACGAAAGGTTTTATTTATAGATCTGGATCTTCACCAAGGGAATGGGAACGCTAGAATTTTCCAAGGAGACCCTTCGGTTTGGACTTTTTCTATGCACCAAGAAGAGTTATATCCTAAAAAAGAGAAGTCCAATCTGGATATACCTTTGGACAACGGGACGGGTGACAAAACATATCTTTCCCGTTTACAAGATGGCTTGGATAAGATCCAAAAAGAATTCAAACCGGATCTGATCTATTATTTCGCGGGTGCGGATCCTTTCGAAGATGATTCTTTAGGCGATCTAAAGCTTACTTTCGATGGATTGAAGGCAAGGGATAAAATGGTAAAAACTTTTGCGGATTCTTTGGATATTCCCGTGGTGGTTATGCCAGCAGGTGGTTATGCAAGGAATTTCCACGACACAGTTCGTATTCATTTTAATACGATCAGGGTTTTCGCCTCCTTAATTTAA
- the acpP gene encoding acyl carrier protein produces MADFEKIKSIIVEQLGVDESEVTPEAHFIDDLGADSLDTVELVMALEEEFGVEISDEDAEKIQTVGDVIKFIDTLKS; encoded by the coding sequence ATGGCAGATTTCGAAAAGATTAAGTCTATTATCGTTGAGCAACTTGGAGTGGATGAGTCTGAAGTGACTCCTGAAGCACACTTCATTGATGACCTTGGTGCAGACTCTCTTGACACAGTTGAACTCGTTATGGCTCTTGAAGAAGAGTTTGGCGTTGAAATTTCCGATGAGGATGCTGAAAAGATCCAAACCGTCGGAGACGTAATTAAGTTCATCGACACTCTAAAGTCCTAA
- a CDS encoding mechanosensitive ion channel family protein, translating to MEEILRLLNPIFLLNSKERTITEEFVLVAYFILTLVIVYKTFVLSFDRISPPADNSVRYNRRRVTRILFVVVGAVSLLPVIFSGLSYLPTVMGLAGAGIVISLKDITLNYVGWLLIHGSNGFEVGDRIEIEGIKGDVVNIGINRFTLMELSPDPKSEQSTNRLVHLPNHTIILHKVYVVKEKMGFVWDEFRIKIPHSSDWEAAEKILNGILKNGSIIDQHKIDYSVRELSKNYLVRLGKTTPIVYINVEEGGVLFSLRYLTHIKEKRNQKARISREVLKEFADAGIQFL from the coding sequence ATGGAAGAAATTTTACGGTTATTAAATCCGATTTTCCTTCTGAACTCGAAGGAACGAACTATCACGGAAGAGTTCGTTCTGGTCGCGTATTTTATCCTGACCCTGGTAATCGTTTATAAAACTTTCGTTTTGAGTTTCGATAGGATCAGTCCTCCTGCTGATAATTCTGTCAGATATAATCGCAGGCGAGTGACTCGGATCTTGTTTGTGGTTGTGGGAGCAGTATCCCTTCTTCCTGTAATTTTTTCCGGACTATCTTATCTTCCTACAGTGATGGGTCTTGCTGGAGCCGGTATCGTAATCTCTTTAAAAGATATTACTTTGAATTATGTGGGTTGGTTGCTTATACATGGTAGCAACGGTTTTGAAGTAGGCGACAGGATAGAAATCGAAGGTATTAAAGGGGATGTAGTCAATATAGGGATCAATCGTTTCACTTTGATGGAGTTAAGTCCTGACCCTAAATCGGAGCAATCCACAAATCGATTGGTGCATCTTCCGAATCATACGATCATTCTTCATAAAGTTTATGTGGTGAAGGAAAAAATGGGATTTGTATGGGACGAATTCAGGATCAAGATCCCTCATAGTTCTGATTGGGAGGCCGCTGAAAAAATCCTGAACGGAATTTTGAAAAACGGATCCATCATAGACCAACATAAAATAGATTATTCAGTAAGAGAACTTTCCAAAAACTATTTGGTTCGCTTAGGTAAGACCACACCCATCGTGTACATAAATGTAGAAGAAGGTGGAGTATTATTTTCTCTTAGGTATCTAACCCATATCAAAGAAAAGAGAAACCAGAAGGCTAGGATCTCCAGGGAAGTTCTGAAAGAATTTGCAGATGCTGGAATTCAGTTCTTGTAA
- a CDS encoding SpoIIE family protein phosphatase encodes MTSITIKPEILIIDDDRDVGEALEILLSKLGYNSTFFDSVEKGKEYFEKESNPIVFLDIHMPKTSGLDVLPYFKNLIPATQVIMMTGERDINNVVTSLTHKASDFLLKPFSLQTVRIAVQRALDYYTLLKEKEARDENILRDLRLASKIQKKILSVPVISPLEVIVDNTPASFVSGDFYVLSKIGNKVMVLLGDIEDHGVTSGLIGLLMTSIAREAYKESQDPSNVLKRMNLELSQEIGTHSLTAAVAVIDLEKKTICYARGGHPFPVLYQAAGQKLLNEKSGQLLGIMDALEFESHEIPYESGDVLFLYSDGLLNSLSSPLFKELEDVRKKGLSIEDYQEAIRTFSKVSLPTREFRDDSSYLLLKL; translated from the coding sequence ATGACATCAATTACGATTAAGCCTGAAATTCTGATCATAGACGACGATCGAGACGTAGGAGAAGCCCTGGAAATTCTCCTCTCCAAACTAGGTTACAATTCTACTTTTTTTGATTCAGTGGAGAAGGGTAAGGAATATTTCGAAAAAGAATCCAACCCAATCGTCTTCTTGGACATCCATATGCCAAAAACCAGCGGGTTGGACGTCCTACCTTATTTCAAAAATTTGATTCCTGCCACCCAGGTCATCATGATGACTGGAGAAAGGGATATCAATAATGTGGTGACTTCTCTCACTCATAAGGCTTCTGATTTTCTTTTAAAACCATTTTCTCTTCAGACAGTTCGTATCGCGGTCCAAAGAGCTTTGGATTATTATACTTTGCTAAAGGAGAAGGAAGCGAGGGATGAAAATATCCTGAGAGATCTAAGACTTGCCTCTAAGATCCAAAAAAAGATACTTTCTGTTCCTGTAATTTCTCCTCTGGAAGTGATTGTAGATAATACTCCTGCCTCTTTTGTGAGCGGAGACTTTTATGTTCTTTCTAAAATAGGAAATAAGGTAATGGTCCTTCTTGGAGATATCGAGGATCATGGAGTTACTTCCGGACTGATCGGACTTCTCATGACTAGCATCGCAAGAGAAGCTTATAAAGAAAGCCAGGATCCTTCTAATGTTCTTAAAAGAATGAATCTTGAACTTTCCCAAGAGATAGGAACTCATAGTTTAACTGCTGCGGTTGCCGTGATCGATCTGGAAAAAAAGACAATTTGTTATGCAAGGGGAGGCCATCCTTTCCCTGTTTTATACCAGGCCGCCGGACAAAAACTTCTGAACGAAAAATCGGGACAGTTACTTGGTATCATGGATGCTCTTGAATTTGAGTCACACGAGATTCCTTACGAGTCCGGAGATGTTTTGTTCTTATACAGTGATGGATTATTAAACAGCCTTTCCAGTCCTCTATTCAAAGAATTGGAAGATGTCCGCAAAAAAGGGCTAAGTATAGAAGATTACCAGGAAGCAATCCGAACTTTCAGCAAGGTGAGTTTGCC